In Candidatus Bathyarchaeia archaeon, the following are encoded in one genomic region:
- a CDS encoding phosphoribosyltransferase: MELEFESPQWNQIYTMLLNLAEKIRRNKFKPDVIVGVSRGGWPPARVLSDLLNNPNLANVRAEFYVGVAETKGEPCLTQPVSVPVENRRVLVVDEIADTGNSLKLVKEHLFEKGAKEVKIATVYYKPWSIIKPDYYEKETSRWVVFPWEIKETVRKIVKKCREKGTSVEKEIEKLVKSGIPAELAERFLKEIFEEENC; this comes from the coding sequence ATGGAACTTGAGTTTGAAAGCCCTCAATGGAATCAAATATACACTATGCTTTTGAACTTGGCAGAAAAAATACGAAGAAACAAGTTCAAGCCGGACGTGATTGTGGGCGTTTCCAGAGGCGGTTGGCCACCAGCAAGAGTACTCTCTGATTTGCTGAACAATCCTAACCTTGCTAATGTCAGAGCCGAATTTTACGTTGGAGTTGCAGAAACAAAAGGCGAGCCATGTTTAACGCAGCCAGTTTCTGTACCCGTCGAAAATAGGCGAGTGCTTGTTGTGGACGAAATTGCGGACACTGGCAACAGCCTAAAATTAGTTAAAGAGCACTTGTTTGAAAAAGGCGCAAAAGAAGTCAAAATAGCCACTGTTTACTACAAGCCATGGAGCATCATAAAACCAGACTACTACGAAAAGGAAACAAGCCGTTGGGTGGTTTTTCCATGGGAAATAAAAGAAACTGTTAGAAAAATAGTCAAAAAATGCAGAGAAAAAGGAACGTCTGTGGAAAAAGAAATTGAGAAACTTGTAAAGTCGGGGATTCCGGCTGAACTTGCCGAGAGGTTTTTGAAGGAAATTTTTGAGGAAGAAAATTGCTGA
- the thsB gene encoding thermosome subunit beta: MAAAPSGTVPVLVLKEGTGRTTGREAQRNNIMAAKIIAETVKTTLGPRGMDKMLVSSFGDVAITNDGATILKELDVQHPAAKMLVEVAKAQDNEVGDGTTTAAVLTGELLSKAENLLDQNIHPTVIIEGFKKASERAQEILEKMAIPVSMSDEEKLIDVAVTSMGSKGIAGSKEHFAKLAVEAVKHVAEKKDGKIKADVDLIKVLKKHGKSLEETELVKGMVIDKEVAHPQMPKIVKNAKIALLNAKLEIEKTEFDAKINIESPEQMKLFLDEEERMLREMVDKIAEAGANVVFCEKGIDDLALHFLAKKGILAVKNVSSSDMEKLARATGGKIMASFKDLSSEVLGEAKVVEEVKIGEDKLVYVKECKNPKAVTIVVRGGTEHVIDEAERSLHDALCVVRNAVEDGKIVPGGGAPEAEVARQLREYAVKVGGREQLAIEAFADAVESIPLILAENAGLDPIDIMVALRAKHESAASPSYGVDVFSGKVRDMLELKIVEPLRVKQQVVKSATEAANMILKIDDLIAAKGMEKEKEKKPPKEPSEFGEEY; this comes from the coding sequence ATGGCTGCTGCACCATCTGGTACAGTGCCAGTGTTGGTTTTGAAAGAGGGAACTGGCAGAACTACGGGAAGAGAAGCGCAGAGAAATAACATTATGGCTGCGAAGATAATAGCTGAGACTGTGAAAACCACTTTGGGTCCGAGGGGTATGGATAAGATGTTAGTCAGCAGTTTCGGTGATGTTGCCATAACTAATGATGGCGCTACAATCTTGAAGGAGCTTGATGTGCAGCATCCGGCAGCGAAAATGCTTGTTGAAGTTGCGAAGGCGCAGGACAATGAGGTGGGCGATGGAACAACTACTGCTGCGGTCTTAACTGGAGAGTTGCTTTCGAAGGCTGAGAATTTGCTTGACCAGAACATTCATCCAACAGTAATTATTGAAGGATTTAAGAAAGCTAGTGAAAGGGCCCAGGAAATTTTGGAGAAAATGGCGATTCCAGTGAGCATGAGTGACGAGGAGAAACTCATCGACGTGGCAGTGACATCCATGGGCAGCAAAGGCATCGCTGGCTCCAAAGAACATTTTGCTAAGCTGGCTGTGGAAGCGGTTAAGCATGTTGCAGAGAAGAAAGATGGAAAAATCAAGGCTGATGTGGACTTGATTAAGGTTTTGAAAAAACATGGAAAAAGCTTGGAGGAAACAGAGCTTGTCAAAGGCATGGTCATCGACAAGGAAGTAGCACATCCGCAAATGCCGAAAATTGTCAAAAACGCGAAGATAGCGTTGCTAAATGCGAAGTTGGAGATTGAAAAGACGGAGTTTGACGCTAAAATTAACATTGAAAGTCCAGAGCAGATGAAGCTTTTCTTAGATGAAGAGGAACGAATGCTTCGAGAAATGGTTGATAAAATAGCGGAAGCCGGTGCAAACGTGGTCTTCTGTGAGAAGGGCATTGATGATTTGGCTTTGCATTTCTTGGCAAAGAAGGGCATCTTGGCAGTGAAAAATGTAAGCAGTAGTGACATGGAGAAACTTGCAAGGGCTACTGGCGGCAAAATCATGGCTAGCTTTAAAGATTTGTCAAGCGAGGTTTTGGGAGAAGCAAAGGTTGTTGAAGAAGTCAAGATTGGCGAGGACAAGCTTGTTTATGTCAAGGAATGCAAGAATCCGAAGGCTGTCACAATTGTTGTTAGAGGCGGAACAGAACACGTTATTGACGAGGCTGAACGCTCACTGCATGATGCGCTGTGCGTTGTTAGAAATGCGGTTGAAGACGGAAAGATTGTTCCTGGTGGTGGTGCACCTGAAGCGGAGGTTGCAAGGCAACTTAGGGAGTACGCAGTGAAAGTTGGCGGTCGAGAACAGTTGGCAATTGAAGCTTTTGCTGATGCTGTGGAGTCTATTCCTTTAATTTTGGCTGAAAATGCCGGTTTGGACCCTATTGATATCATGGTGGCTTTGCGTGCTAAGCATGAAAGTGCTGCTTCGCCTTCTTATGGTGTTGATGTGTTTTCTGGTAAGGTCAGGGATATGCTGGAGTTGAAAATTGTTGAGCCATTGCGTGTGAAACAGCAGGTTGTGAAGTCTGCGACTGAAGCGGCGAACATGATACTGAAGATTGACGATTTGATTGCTGCGAAGGGTATGGAAAAAGAGAAAGAGAAGAAACCACCTAAGGAACCATCAGAGTTCGGCGAAGAATACTAG
- a CDS encoding isoaspartyl peptidase/L-asparaginase, translating to MTEKKPVIVVHGGAGTWQPERSQPGLEGVKRAARTGFEILNNGGSAVDSVMEAVVVMEDDGAFNAGYGSTLNIEKQVEMEASIMDGKTLQAGAASLLKDIKNPVRLARIVMEKTDHVFVAGEGAEKLAKIFNLERRSPVTELRLKYHEQQKKILLEGKFELPKLYNLVKNHPEFFELETVGAVALDKDGNVAAATSTGGFPLKLPGRIGDSPLIGCGTYADNQAGACSATGVGEIAIRLVLAKTVCNYIEMGKSAQEAVESAISLVNKRMSATYNSMGLIAVDAQGRIGAAHSSPNMCWAYLTQEKKEPVASLTAKIVK from the coding sequence TTGACAGAAAAAAAGCCCGTAATCGTAGTTCACGGCGGAGCCGGTACATGGCAACCTGAACGCAGCCAACCAGGATTGGAAGGAGTCAAAAGAGCAGCAAGAACTGGTTTTGAAATTTTAAATAATGGCGGCAGTGCTGTTGACAGCGTCATGGAGGCTGTCGTAGTCATGGAAGATGACGGCGCGTTCAATGCAGGCTACGGTTCGACCCTTAACATTGAAAAACAGGTGGAGATGGAAGCGTCAATTATGGATGGAAAAACGTTGCAAGCTGGCGCTGCAAGCCTTTTGAAAGACATTAAAAATCCTGTCCGTTTGGCAAGAATAGTTATGGAAAAAACAGACCATGTTTTCGTGGCTGGCGAAGGCGCAGAAAAACTTGCCAAAATTTTCAACCTTGAAAGAAGAAGCCCCGTAACGGAGCTCAGGCTAAAGTATCATGAGCAACAGAAGAAAATCCTTCTTGAAGGCAAGTTTGAGCTGCCAAAACTGTATAATCTAGTTAAAAATCACCCAGAATTTTTCGAGCTTGAAACCGTAGGTGCTGTTGCATTAGACAAAGATGGAAATGTCGCAGCAGCAACTTCAACCGGTGGGTTCCCATTAAAACTTCCAGGAAGAATCGGTGATTCTCCGCTGATAGGATGCGGCACATACGCAGACAATCAAGCTGGAGCATGCTCAGCCACAGGTGTTGGCGAAATAGCCATACGGCTTGTTCTGGCGAAAACAGTTTGTAACTATATTGAAATGGGAAAAAGTGCGCAAGAGGCTGTTGAATCAGCTATAAGTCTCGTAAACAAGAGAATGTCAGCCACTTACAATTCCATGGGATTAATCGCGGTTGACGCTCAAGGAAGAATTGGTGCAGCCCACAGCTCGCCAAACATGTGCTGGGCATACCTAACGCAAGAAAAAAAAGAGCCAGTTGCTTCTTTAACAGCTAAAATCGTGAAATAA
- the hutI gene encoding imidazolonepropionase: MLIVNADELVTLGGGNQKPRVGKQMRELGIIRNGGLAIKDGVVVAVGKTPEVAKVYRAETILSANGKTVLPGFVDPHTHLVFAGSREEEFQMRVEGASYMEILSAGGGILKTVKETRKASMEKLVDLGIKTLDIMLEHGTTTVEAKSGYGLTTKDELKILEAAKRINQLHCVNVVSTFLGAHAIPPEFRDNPNGYVNLVVEDIIPKVAEKGLAEFCDVFCERGVFTLEQSRRILSAGKSHGLKPKVHADEMSMLGGAELAADVGAVSAEHLLFSSVEGIKAMAEKGVIAVLLPAAAFSLMMGRYADARLMIDSGVPVALATDFNPNCLVENMQLVIAFACHFMRLTSAEAITAATINAAHAVCRAGEVGSLEVGKKADVVILDVPNHKFLGYHFGVNLVDKVIKNGRVVVDREKQGEMVLIRETE, translated from the coding sequence TTGCTCATCGTGAATGCTGATGAGCTTGTTACTCTTGGCGGAGGCAACCAGAAACCTCGTGTTGGCAAGCAGATGCGTGAGCTTGGAATAATACGCAATGGTGGTTTGGCGATTAAAGACGGCGTTGTTGTAGCCGTTGGAAAAACGCCTGAGGTTGCAAAGGTTTACAGAGCAGAAACCATACTGAGCGCTAATGGCAAGACTGTTTTACCCGGTTTTGTTGACCCTCACACGCATTTGGTTTTTGCTGGTTCGCGTGAAGAAGAGTTTCAGATGCGGGTTGAAGGCGCTTCTTACATGGAGATTCTCAGCGCGGGCGGCGGCATATTGAAAACTGTTAAAGAGACAAGAAAGGCAAGTATGGAAAAGCTTGTTGATTTAGGCATCAAAACGCTTGATATTATGTTGGAGCATGGAACAACCACTGTTGAAGCTAAAAGTGGTTATGGCTTAACAACTAAAGATGAATTAAAGATTTTGGAGGCTGCAAAGCGCATAAACCAGCTTCATTGCGTGAATGTAGTTTCAACTTTTCTAGGCGCTCATGCTATTCCGCCAGAATTTAGGGACAACCCAAATGGTTATGTTAACCTTGTAGTTGAGGATATAATTCCGAAAGTGGCTGAGAAGGGCTTGGCAGAGTTTTGTGACGTTTTCTGTGAGAGAGGCGTTTTCACTCTTGAGCAGTCTAGGCGCATTTTGAGTGCAGGCAAAAGCCATGGGTTGAAGCCTAAGGTTCATGCTGATGAGATGAGTATGCTTGGTGGTGCGGAGCTTGCGGCTGATGTAGGCGCTGTTTCTGCTGAGCATTTGCTTTTTTCTTCGGTTGAGGGCATAAAAGCCATGGCTGAAAAGGGAGTGATTGCAGTTTTGCTTCCTGCCGCCGCCTTTAGCCTTATGATGGGGCGCTATGCAGACGCTAGGTTAATGATTGATTCTGGCGTTCCTGTGGCTTTGGCAACAGATTTTAATCCTAACTGTTTGGTCGAGAATATGCAGTTGGTTATAGCGTTTGCCTGTCATTTTATGAGGTTAACTTCTGCCGAAGCCATAACGGCTGCAACGATAAATGCGGCTCATGCAGTTTGCAGAGCCGGCGAAGTTGGTAGTTTAGAGGTTGGCAAAAAAGCTGACGTCGTCATTTTGGATGTGCCGAATCATAAGTTTCTCGGCTATCATTTTGGCGTGAATCTCGTGGACAAGGTTATCAAAAACGGCAGAGTGGTTGTTGATAGAGAAAAGCAAGGCGAGATGGTGCTTATTCGCGAGACTGAATAG
- a CDS encoding THUMP domain-containing protein codes for MLRDFNLLATTSRGNEDEACSELWYLLGEVGDSAATVDKTGVAGLIAAKTAFNPFEVIEKLRKILHERPYEFRYTLRIIPIEKVVRTDLGAIQKAATELSTKIMENETFRVTVEKRFTETSTRDIIENAAVNIERKVDLNKPDKILLIEVVGGLTGISVIKPDEILAVIKEKVL; via the coding sequence GTGCTTAGAGATTTTAATCTTTTAGCTACAACTTCTCGTGGAAATGAGGATGAAGCTTGTTCTGAATTGTGGTATTTGCTTGGAGAAGTGGGAGATTCAGCGGCGACTGTTGATAAAACTGGTGTTGCGGGTTTGATTGCTGCAAAAACCGCGTTTAACCCGTTTGAGGTTATAGAGAAGCTTCGCAAAATCTTGCATGAGCGTCCCTACGAGTTCCGCTACACTCTTAGGATAATTCCGATAGAGAAGGTTGTCCGCACAGATTTAGGCGCTATTCAGAAAGCTGCTACTGAATTAAGCACGAAAATAATGGAAAATGAGACGTTCCGCGTGACGGTTGAGAAACGCTTTACAGAAACATCCACAAGAGACATAATCGAGAATGCAGCGGTAAACATTGAAAGAAAAGTCGACTTAAACAAACCCGACAAAATTCTCCTAATCGAAGTTGTCGGCGGATTGACTGGAATCTCCGTTATAAAACCAGACGAAATCTTAGCAGTCATAAAAGAAAAAGTGCTATAA
- a CDS encoding DUF6485 family protein: protein MIERESCPNVQINLRDCTCSYGSCEKRGKCCECISYHRERGELPGCLFPSEVEKTYDRTIERFVKVHSR from the coding sequence ATGATTGAGCGTGAGTCTTGTCCAAATGTGCAGATTAATCTGCGGGATTGTACATGCAGTTATGGCAGTTGTGAAAAACGTGGAAAATGTTGCGAATGTATAAGTTATCATAGGGAAAGGGGAGAGTTGCCGGGTTGTTTGTTTCCGTCAGAGGTTGAGAAGACGTATGACCGGACTATTGAAAGGTTCGTTAAGGTTCACAGTCGTTAA
- a CDS encoding ribosome biogenesis/translation initiation ATPase RLI, whose product MTRVAVIDFDKCKPKRCNRLCHHFCPIVRTRVEAIRFEDDKAVIVESLCTGCGICVKKCPFKAISIVNLPDELEKDCSHRFGENTFKLYRLPTPAPSTVLGLLGQNGIGKTTALKILSGETKLNLGNYETPPEWNEIITHYRGSTLQEYFQKMSENKLKISHKPQYVDKIPKAVSGKVGELLEKVNERKKLEEISKQLELKQLWNRSLDVLSGGELQRVAVAAAICREADVYLFDEPSSYLDVKQRLEVAKAIRSLKNEEKTVIVAEHDLAIIDYLSDQICIFYGEPGVYGVVSNVHGVRTGINIYLEGYIPDENVRFRKEAIIFHEKPPRTSFGAGETQLKWGQIEKTYEGFKLVASPGEIKRGEIIGILGPNGIGKTTFVKILAGIEEANGGIKFGELEVSYKPQYISAEYESTVHELLKNIAKENFTSSWYKTEILQPLNVEPLLDRNLTELSGGELQKVAIAACLSRKAQLYLLDEPSAYLDVEERLSMARTIRRIVEAHNVTAFVVEHDVVAQDFIADRLMIFTGEPGVKGIANPPTSLRDGMNMFLKDMEVTFRRDPTTKRPRVNKENSKLDKFQKQIGEYYYVRELRK is encoded by the coding sequence ATGACGAGAGTTGCAGTGATAGACTTTGACAAGTGCAAGCCAAAACGTTGCAATAGACTATGCCATCACTTTTGCCCCATAGTGCGCACGCGCGTTGAAGCTATACGATTTGAAGATGACAAAGCCGTAATTGTTGAATCTCTCTGCACCGGATGTGGAATATGCGTAAAAAAATGCCCGTTTAAAGCCATCTCCATAGTCAACCTTCCAGACGAATTAGAAAAAGACTGCAGCCACCGCTTCGGAGAAAACACATTCAAACTCTACAGACTACCAACACCAGCCCCCAGCACGGTTTTGGGATTGCTTGGACAAAACGGAATAGGCAAAACAACAGCACTCAAAATACTCTCCGGAGAAACCAAACTAAACCTTGGAAATTACGAAACGCCACCAGAATGGAACGAAATAATCACACATTATAGAGGGTCAACACTCCAAGAATATTTCCAAAAGATGAGCGAAAACAAACTCAAAATTTCACATAAGCCACAATACGTAGACAAAATTCCAAAAGCCGTGTCTGGAAAAGTTGGAGAACTACTCGAAAAAGTAAACGAACGCAAGAAACTCGAAGAAATCTCTAAACAACTTGAACTGAAACAACTCTGGAACCGCTCATTAGACGTTTTAAGCGGAGGTGAACTGCAACGTGTAGCTGTAGCAGCAGCAATTTGCCGCGAAGCTGACGTGTACCTTTTTGACGAACCATCAAGCTATTTAGACGTAAAACAAAGATTGGAAGTAGCTAAGGCAATAAGGAGCCTAAAGAATGAAGAAAAAACAGTTATTGTAGCGGAACATGACCTAGCAATAATAGACTACTTATCAGACCAAATCTGCATTTTTTACGGAGAACCAGGCGTCTACGGCGTAGTTTCCAACGTTCACGGCGTAAGGACAGGAATAAACATTTACTTAGAAGGTTACATCCCAGACGAGAACGTCAGATTCAGAAAAGAAGCCATAATATTTCACGAGAAACCCCCGCGAACAAGCTTTGGCGCCGGCGAAACACAACTAAAATGGGGACAAATCGAGAAAACCTATGAAGGGTTTAAGCTTGTCGCAAGCCCAGGAGAAATAAAGAGAGGCGAAATCATCGGCATTCTCGGACCTAACGGTATTGGAAAAACAACCTTTGTGAAAATCCTTGCCGGAATCGAAGAGGCAAATGGCGGAATCAAATTTGGAGAATTAGAAGTAAGCTACAAGCCCCAATACATTTCCGCAGAATACGAAAGCACAGTCCACGAGCTCTTGAAAAATATCGCAAAAGAAAACTTCACCTCAAGCTGGTACAAAACAGAAATCCTTCAACCCCTAAATGTAGAACCTCTTCTAGATAGAAATCTAACTGAACTCAGCGGCGGCGAACTACAAAAGGTCGCCATTGCCGCTTGCTTATCGCGTAAAGCCCAACTATACCTACTTGATGAGCCAAGCGCTTACTTAGACGTTGAAGAACGATTGAGCATGGCACGAACCATCAGAAGAATCGTAGAAGCACACAACGTGACAGCCTTCGTCGTCGAGCATGACGTGGTTGCCCAAGACTTCATAGCAGACCGCCTAATGATTTTCACAGGAGAACCCGGAGTGAAGGGAATTGCAAACCCGCCTACAAGCTTGAGAGATGGGATGAACATGTTTTTGAAGGATATGGAAGTCACTTTCCGAAGAGACCCAACTACGAAAAGACCGAGAGTTAACAAGGAAAACTCGAAGTTGGACAAGTTTCAAAAACAAATTGGAGAGTACTATTACGTACGTGAGCTGCGAAAATGA
- the ftcD gene encoding glutamate formimidoyltransferase — protein sequence MAEIVECVPNFSTSDPKVVESILNEVRKTRNAFLLDYTFDGYYNRLVVSVVGDKKSVLDAVLNASFKAVELIDMRKHKGQHPRLGAVDVVPFIPIKNVTLEDCIELAKKFGKTLAEKCNVPVYLYGEAQPKPERKDLDWIREGEYEKLAENITKPERKPDFGPAKFNPKAGATIAGARKLMAGFNVNLGTADLAVAKKIAKALHAKKGGFSNVKAMAAFIPEKNITQIGMSINDFEKTPLYRVFELLKVECARYNVPIVGSEFCGMAPLKALIDVAAYYLKVDNLTEDRVLEIAIHNVMEKGGAFE from the coding sequence ATGGCTGAAATCGTTGAGTGTGTGCCTAACTTTAGCACTTCAGACCCGAAAGTTGTTGAGTCAATTCTTAACGAGGTTCGAAAAACGCGAAACGCGTTTTTGCTTGATTATACCTTTGATGGTTATTATAATCGGCTTGTGGTTTCGGTTGTTGGTGACAAGAAATCTGTTCTTGACGCTGTTTTGAATGCGTCTTTTAAGGCGGTTGAGCTTATTGACATGCGCAAGCATAAGGGTCAGCATCCACGTTTAGGCGCAGTTGATGTTGTGCCTTTCATACCTATTAAAAACGTAACGTTAGAAGACTGTATTGAGCTTGCAAAAAAATTTGGCAAAACATTAGCAGAAAAATGTAACGTTCCAGTTTATCTCTATGGGGAGGCGCAGCCGAAGCCTGAACGTAAAGATTTGGATTGGATTCGTGAAGGTGAATACGAAAAGCTCGCTGAAAACATTACTAAGCCCGAGCGTAAGCCAGATTTTGGTCCAGCCAAGTTTAATCCCAAAGCTGGCGCGACTATAGCTGGGGCTCGTAAACTTATGGCTGGCTTTAACGTTAATTTGGGCACTGCGGATTTGGCGGTTGCGAAGAAAATTGCGAAGGCTTTGCATGCGAAAAAGGGCGGTTTTTCAAATGTTAAGGCTATGGCTGCTTTTATTCCTGAAAAGAACATTACGCAGATAGGCATGAGCATAAACGATTTTGAGAAGACGCCGCTTTATCGAGTATTTGAATTGCTGAAGGTTGAGTGTGCACGGTATAACGTGCCGATAGTAGGCTCAGAATTCTGTGGTATGGCTCCTTTAAAAGCTCTTATTGATGTGGCTGCATATTACTTGAAGGTTGACAATTTAACAGAAGACCGCGTTTTAGAAATAGCCATACACAATGTCATGGAGAAAGGCGGTGCCTTTGAATAA
- the cgi121 gene encoding KEOPS complex subunit Cgi121, with protein sequence MLRHVEEFGKYAAIEGFKNAKIWDVKKFLEDIRKEKPSTVEIQFFDAEFVATWRHLYFAVLNALTAFKNKCNISKSFEMETMLYASAQRQIRKAMELLGIKSNTANIAVLVVGDEREKVKATASAISKRIAAQVDDKILEMSRQKMATIRKTFKISDKELEAVTREDNIEDALTDLVIERMALLATQR encoded by the coding sequence TTGCTGAGACACGTAGAAGAGTTTGGGAAGTATGCGGCAATAGAAGGCTTCAAAAACGCGAAAATTTGGGATGTTAAGAAATTTTTAGAGGACATTCGGAAGGAAAAGCCTTCAACTGTGGAGATTCAATTTTTTGATGCAGAATTTGTGGCTACTTGGCGGCACTTGTATTTTGCTGTTTTAAACGCATTAACAGCCTTCAAAAACAAATGCAATATTTCAAAAAGTTTTGAAATGGAAACAATGCTTTATGCTTCGGCGCAGCGCCAAATTCGAAAGGCTATGGAGCTGCTTGGAATCAAGTCCAACACAGCGAACATAGCAGTGCTCGTTGTTGGAGACGAAAGAGAAAAGGTAAAGGCAACAGCATCAGCCATTTCAAAGCGGATTGCTGCACAAGTTGACGATAAAATTTTGGAAATGTCTAGACAAAAGATGGCAACGATTCGAAAAACTTTCAAAATATCAGACAAGGAACTTGAAGCAGTAACGAGGGAAGATAATATAGAAGACGCTTTAACTGACCTTGTTATTGAACGGATGGCACTGTTGGCTACTCAACGTTAA
- the hutU gene encoding urocanate hydratase yields the protein MVKIKRPVKCLTGPELHCKNWQIEGILRMLFNVVDPEVAKDPERLIVYGGTGKAARNWECFEKIVETLTELEPDETMLVQSGKPVAVFKTHEWAPRALIVNAMLVPKWATWDYFYELEQKGLIMFGQMTAGSWAYIGTQGILQGTYETLAAVAKEHFGGSLRGRFVLTAGLGEMGGAQPLAVTMNDGVALVVEIDKWAIERRLKHKYLEMWTDDLDEAVKLVMEAKRDGVPRSIGLLGNAAEVHPELLKRGIIPDVLTDQTSAHDPLNGYYPAGLSKKEADELRNNDPKEYLRRANESMRVQVETMVKMMRKGAVTFDYGNNLRQQAYNAGFKDAFAYPGFVQRYIRPMFCEGRGPFRWTSLVGSKEDIYALDDVILREFAYDKELCRWIKKAKEQVKFQGLPARVCWLGFGERARFGKIINEMVAKKELSGPVWIGRDHLDGGSVASPNRETEAMKDGSDAVADWPILNALINAVGGATWVSVHHGGGVGIGYSIHAGMCLVADGTREAEKRIVTVLTTDPGTAIVRHADAGYEKAQKIAKEKGVKVPMLK from the coding sequence ATGGTTAAGATTAAGAGACCCGTTAAGTGTTTGACGGGTCCAGAACTGCATTGTAAGAACTGGCAGATTGAAGGCATCCTACGCATGCTCTTTAACGTTGTTGACCCAGAAGTGGCTAAAGACCCAGAAAGGCTCATTGTTTATGGCGGCACGGGTAAAGCTGCGCGAAACTGGGAATGCTTCGAAAAGATTGTTGAGACGTTAACGGAGCTTGAACCTGACGAGACCATGCTTGTTCAAAGCGGCAAGCCTGTTGCCGTTTTTAAAACTCATGAGTGGGCTCCTCGTGCTTTAATTGTTAACGCGATGCTTGTGCCGAAATGGGCTACTTGGGATTACTTTTACGAGCTGGAGCAGAAGGGCTTAATAATGTTTGGGCAGATGACGGCTGGTTCTTGGGCTTACATAGGAACGCAAGGAATTTTACAAGGCACTTACGAGACTCTTGCGGCTGTTGCAAAGGAACATTTCGGCGGTTCGTTGCGTGGACGGTTTGTTTTGACTGCCGGTTTGGGTGAGATGGGCGGGGCTCAGCCTTTAGCGGTTACCATGAATGATGGTGTTGCACTTGTTGTTGAGATTGATAAGTGGGCTATTGAACGCAGACTCAAGCATAAGTATTTGGAGATGTGGACTGACGATTTGGATGAAGCTGTAAAACTGGTCATGGAAGCCAAACGTGATGGTGTTCCACGCAGTATAGGCTTGCTTGGCAACGCAGCGGAAGTTCATCCAGAACTGCTAAAGCGTGGAATAATCCCAGATGTTTTAACTGACCAGACTTCAGCGCATGACCCGTTGAATGGTTATTATCCTGCTGGTTTATCCAAAAAAGAAGCTGATGAGCTTCGAAATAATGACCCAAAGGAATATCTGCGAAGGGCAAATGAAAGCATGCGCGTGCAAGTTGAAACTATGGTTAAGATGATGCGGAAGGGAGCGGTTACTTTTGATTACGGAAACAACCTACGGCAACAAGCCTACAACGCTGGGTTCAAAGACGCTTTTGCTTATCCAGGCTTTGTTCAGCGTTACATTAGACCCATGTTCTGCGAAGGACGCGGACCGTTCCGTTGGACCTCGCTTGTCGGCAGCAAAGAAGACATTTACGCGTTAGATGACGTGATTCTGCGAGAGTTCGCCTACGACAAGGAACTGTGCCGCTGGATAAAAAAGGCAAAAGAACAAGTGAAGTTTCAAGGCTTACCAGCACGGGTTTGCTGGCTTGGGTTCGGTGAAAGAGCAAGATTTGGCAAAATAATCAATGAGATGGTAGCTAAAAAAGAGCTTTCTGGACCAGTTTGGATTGGACGAGACCACTTGGACGGTGGAAGCGTGGCTTCGCCTAACCGCGAAACAGAAGCCATGAAAGACGGAAGCGACGCAGTGGCTGATTGGCCTATACTCAACGCTTTAATCAACGCTGTTGGTGGGGCGACATGGGTTAGTGTGCATCATGGCGGAGGTGTGGGCATAGGTTACAGTATACACGCTGGAATGTGTCTTGTAGCGGACGGCACAAGAGAAGCAGAAAAACGCATAGTTACAGTGTTGACAACAGACCCTGGAACAGCAATAGTGAGACATGCAGATGCGGGCTACGAAAAAGCACAAAAAATAGCAAAGGAAAAGGGCGTCAAAGTACCCATGCTAAAGTAG